From Streptomyces sp. CMB-StM0423, a single genomic window includes:
- a CDS encoding MBL fold metallo-hydrolase, whose translation MTSQSQRTGATSPAAPTERSTAEPRPLGEIRRWPRSFTDRLNAPLPGIGMLARLARTGQFRPSARTLEEIPELPYEPGPLPAADPATVAVTWAGHASWVLRIGGLTVLTDPLWSRRILGTPARVTPVGVRWEDLPPVDAVVVSHNHYDHLDRPTLKRLPRTTPLFVPAGLARWCRRRGFTRVTELDWWEAAELPAPGGPVRFDFVPAHHWSKRTLTDTCRSLWGGWVLTDGAGRRVYFAGDTGYGHFFEEIGRRLPGIALALLPIGAYSPRWMLGPVHMDPEQAVRACGDVGARRMAPMHFGTFLLSAEPPLEPLRRVRAAWERTGRPRAELWDLPVGSSRVL comes from the coding sequence TTGACCAGCCAGTCACAGCGGACGGGAGCCACCAGCCCCGCCGCACCGACCGAGCGCTCCACCGCGGAACCGCGTCCCCTCGGCGAGATCCGCCGCTGGCCGCGGTCCTTCACCGACCGCCTCAACGCCCCCCTCCCCGGCATCGGCATGCTCGCCCGGCTGGCCCGCACCGGCCAGTTCCGCCCGTCGGCCAGGACCCTCGAAGAGATCCCGGAGCTGCCCTACGAGCCGGGGCCGCTGCCCGCCGCGGACCCCGCCACCGTCGCCGTCACCTGGGCCGGGCACGCCAGTTGGGTGCTGCGCATCGGCGGCCTGACCGTGCTCACCGACCCGCTGTGGTCCCGGCGGATCCTCGGCACCCCCGCCCGCGTCACCCCCGTCGGGGTGCGCTGGGAGGACCTGCCGCCCGTCGACGCCGTCGTCGTCTCCCACAACCACTACGACCACCTCGACCGCCCCACCCTCAAGCGGCTGCCGCGCACCACCCCGCTGTTCGTGCCCGCCGGGCTCGCCCGCTGGTGCCGCCGCCGCGGCTTCACCCGGGTCACCGAGCTGGACTGGTGGGAGGCCGCAGAACTGCCCGCGCCCGGCGGCCCGGTGCGCTTCGACTTCGTACCGGCGCACCACTGGAGCAAGCGCACCCTCACCGACACCTGCCGCTCGCTGTGGGGCGGCTGGGTGCTCACCGACGGCGCGGGCCGGCGGGTCTACTTCGCCGGCGACACCGGCTACGGCCACTTCTTCGAGGAGATCGGCCGCCGGCTGCCCGGCATCGCCCTCGCGCTGCTGCCCATCGGCGCGTACTCGCCGCGCTGGATGCTGGGCCCGGTGCACATGGACCCCGAACAGGCCGTGCGCGCCTGCGGCGACGTCGGCGCGCGGCGGATGGCGCCGATGCACTTCGGCACCTTCCTGCTCTCGGCGGAGCCGCCGCTGGAGCCGCTGCGGCGGGTGCGGGCGGCCTGGGAGCGCACGGGCCGGCCGCGGGCGGAGCTGTGGGACCTGCCGGTGGGATCGTCGCGGGTGCTGTGA
- a CDS encoding aminotransferase class I/II-fold pyridoxal phosphate-dependent enzyme: protein MQQAVPDAGLPPPAELVDGFAGAATAAPGPPGGGPELRAAAAGYWHRRGLATDPGQTAAAPGGPALLLALVAAVGGEVLLPRPSASWYAAQPAILGRAVHRVPTTAESGGAPDPVALLETVRRVRAEGGDPRLLVLSVADDPTGTVPPPELVHEACEAAAREGLLVVSDETYRDTLHDPHATVLVSPAEMLPDDVVVLADLGGTLTPPGWPAAVARFPATRAGAVLHAAALAVLGTAVPPLPPPVEAAAAAALAEPPAVTGRLAAGVRLHTALTAAVRDVLTAAGALVRPPQAGYHVYADLEALRRDLARGGVVDAVDLETAVVRALGPGTRARAVAGAQRFGDDLTALRLRVTTAPLLGGAGGAHAAALAPARARPPAAAATTLTPAAAPVPAASGAPAAPGTAGEEQPDPAEWPQVAEALRSLGSALTELTGVRR from the coding sequence ATGCAGCAGGCCGTCCCCGACGCCGGTCTGCCACCTCCCGCGGAGCTCGTCGACGGCTTCGCCGGCGCCGCCACCGCCGCCCCCGGGCCGCCGGGCGGCGGGCCGGAGCTGCGCGCCGCCGCCGCGGGCTACTGGCACCGCCGCGGCCTGGCCACGGACCCCGGGCAGACCGCCGCCGCACCCGGCGGCCCGGCGCTGCTCCTCGCCCTGGTCGCCGCGGTCGGGGGCGAGGTACTGCTGCCCCGCCCCTCCGCGTCCTGGTACGCGGCGCAGCCGGCGATCCTCGGCCGCGCCGTGCACCGCGTGCCCACCACCGCCGAGTCCGGCGGCGCCCCCGACCCGGTCGCGCTGCTGGAGACCGTCCGGCGGGTACGGGCCGAGGGCGGCGACCCGCGGCTGCTCGTCCTCTCCGTCGCCGACGACCCCACCGGCACCGTGCCGCCGCCGGAGCTGGTGCACGAGGCGTGCGAGGCGGCGGCCCGGGAGGGGCTGCTCGTCGTCAGCGACGAGACGTACCGCGACACCCTGCACGACCCGCATGCCACCGTCCTCGTCAGCCCCGCCGAGATGCTGCCCGACGACGTCGTCGTCCTCGCCGACCTCGGCGGCACGCTCACCCCGCCCGGCTGGCCCGCCGCCGTCGCCCGCTTCCCCGCCACCCGCGCGGGCGCCGTGCTGCACGCCGCCGCGCTGGCCGTGCTCGGCACCGCCGTGCCGCCGTTGCCCCCGCCCGTCGAGGCCGCCGCCGCGGCGGCGCTGGCCGAGCCGCCCGCGGTCACCGGCCGGCTGGCCGCGGGCGTCCGGCTGCACACGGCGCTCACCGCGGCCGTACGGGACGTGCTCACCGCCGCCGGCGCGCTGGTCCGTCCGCCGCAGGCCGGCTACCACGTGTACGCGGACCTCGAAGCCCTGCGCCGGGACCTGGCCCGCGGCGGCGTCGTGGACGCCGTGGACCTGGAGACGGCCGTCGTCCGGGCGCTGGGCCCCGGGACCCGCGCCCGCGCGGTCGCCGGCGCGCAGCGCTTCGGCGACGATCTGACCGCGCTGCGGCTGCGGGTGACGACGGCGCCGCTGCTCGGCGGCGCCGGGGGCGCGCACGCCGCCGCCCTCGCCCCGGCGCGGGCCCGGCCGCCCGCCGCCGCGGCGACTACCCTGACCCCCGCCGCCGCGCCCGTCCCGGCAGCTTCCGGCGCCCCCGCCGCCCCCGGAACCGCGGGGGAGGAGCAGCCGGATCCCGCGGAATGGCCGCAGGTGGCCGAGGCGTTGAGGTCCCTCGGATCGGCCCTCACCGAGCTGACAGGAGTCCGCCGTTGA
- a CDS encoding DUF6158 family protein — protein sequence MGESDRRRGGIAPARLTDQQLIRELETIHRTRHDTLLHGSAAALAMHNTRMAQLEGEYLSRHPERSVALGRTREGARERG from the coding sequence ATGGGCGAGAGCGACCGGCGCCGGGGCGGCATCGCCCCCGCGCGGCTGACCGACCAGCAACTGATAAGGGAGCTGGAGACCATCCACCGCACCCGCCACGACACGCTGCTGCACGGTTCCGCGGCGGCGCTCGCCATGCACAACACCCGCATGGCGCAGCTCGAAGGCGAGTACCTGAGCCGGCACCCCGAGCGCTCCGTCGCGCTCGGCCGCACCCGCGAGGGCGCGCGCGAGCGCGGCTGA
- a CDS encoding methyltransferase domain-containing protein produces the protein MAVYTHGHHDSVLRSHRWRTAANSAAYLTGELRPDMHVLDLGCGPGTITADLAALVPRGRVTAVDAEAGILAQTRAAAAERGVANVEFAVADAEALDFPADSFDVVHAHQVLQHLAHPVRALEEMRRVCRPGGLVAARDADYAAMTWYPDVPALDDWLDTYRRVARASGGEPDAGRRLLGWAREAGFEDVTASAGAWCFATAEERAWWSESWADRTVSSSYARLAVDGGHADAAALARIAAGWREWGAAAGAWFAVLHGEVLCRVP, from the coding sequence ATGGCCGTTTACACGCATGGACACCACGACTCGGTGCTGCGCTCGCACCGCTGGCGCACGGCCGCCAACTCGGCGGCGTACCTGACCGGCGAACTGCGCCCGGACATGCACGTCCTCGACCTCGGCTGCGGCCCCGGCACGATCACCGCCGACCTCGCCGCCCTCGTGCCCCGGGGCCGGGTGACGGCGGTGGACGCCGAGGCGGGGATCCTGGCGCAGACGCGCGCGGCGGCGGCGGAACGGGGCGTGGCGAACGTGGAGTTCGCCGTCGCCGACGCCGAGGCGCTGGACTTCCCGGCCGACTCGTTCGACGTGGTCCACGCCCACCAGGTGCTCCAGCACCTCGCGCACCCCGTGCGGGCGCTTGAGGAGATGCGCCGGGTGTGCCGCCCCGGCGGGCTCGTCGCCGCGCGGGACGCGGACTACGCGGCGATGACCTGGTACCCCGACGTGCCCGCCCTGGACGACTGGCTGGACACCTACCGCCGGGTGGCCCGCGCCTCGGGCGGCGAGCCGGACGCGGGGCGGCGGCTGCTGGGCTGGGCCCGCGAGGCGGGGTTCGAGGACGTCACGGCCTCGGCGGGCGCGTGGTGCTTCGCGACGGCGGAGGAGCGCGCGTGGTGGAGCGAGTCGTGGGCGGACCGCACGGTTTCCTCGTCGTACGCCCGCCTCGCGGTCGACGGCGGGCACGCGGACGCCGCGGCGCTGGCGCGGATCGCGGCGGGCTGGCGGGAGTGGGGCGCGGCGGCGGGCGCGTGGTTCGCGGTGCTGCACGGCGAGGTGCTGTGCCGGGTGCCGTGA
- a CDS encoding VOC family protein has translation MEILGTSLRICVDDLESAVDTYERLTGEQAQHFSQAGVSVAAVGCFLLMSGPPETLDVLRRITATLAVKDVAEAYATLRSVGAEIVAGPSETPIGRNMVARHPDGSIFEYVDRRR, from the coding sequence ATGGAGATCCTCGGCACCTCACTGCGCATCTGCGTGGACGACCTGGAGTCCGCCGTCGACACGTACGAGAGGCTGACCGGCGAACAGGCCCAGCACTTCTCGCAGGCGGGCGTCTCCGTCGCCGCGGTCGGCTGCTTCCTGCTGATGTCCGGTCCGCCGGAAACACTCGACGTGCTGCGCCGAATCACCGCGACACTGGCGGTCAAGGACGTCGCCGAGGCGTACGCGACGCTCCGGTCGGTCGGCGCGGAGATCGTCGCGGGCCCGTCGGAGACGCCGATCGGGCGCAACATGGTGGCGCGCCACCCCGACGGCAGCATCTTCGAGTACGTCGACCGCCGCCGCTGA
- a CDS encoding GNAT family N-acetyltransferase translates to MPENDVIAAGARTAIRTPRAADEEEFLARARASAELHHPWLSPPATPADYRAYLERLTEPQTEGFLVCERESGALAGFVNINAIVRRAFLSGALGYAAFVPYAGRGLMSEGIGLVVRHAFTHLGLHRLEINVQPGNAASIALAQRAGFRLEGFSPDYLFIGGAWRDHERWALTVEMTDVGGAPR, encoded by the coding sequence GTGCCCGAGAACGACGTCATCGCGGCCGGCGCCCGCACCGCGATCCGCACCCCGCGCGCCGCGGACGAGGAGGAGTTCCTCGCCCGCGCCCGGGCCAGCGCCGAACTCCACCACCCGTGGCTGTCCCCGCCCGCCACCCCCGCCGACTACCGCGCCTACCTGGAGCGGCTCACCGAGCCGCAGACCGAGGGTTTCCTCGTCTGCGAGCGGGAGTCGGGCGCCCTCGCCGGCTTCGTCAACATCAACGCCATCGTGCGCCGGGCCTTCCTCTCCGGCGCCCTCGGGTACGCGGCCTTCGTCCCGTACGCGGGCCGCGGCCTCATGTCCGAGGGCATCGGCCTCGTCGTCCGGCACGCCTTCACCCACCTCGGCCTGCACCGCCTGGAGATCAACGTCCAGCCGGGCAACGCCGCCTCCATCGCGCTGGCCCAGCGCGCCGGCTTCCGGCTGGAGGGCTTCTCGCCCGACTACCTGTTCATCGGCGGCGCCTGGCGCGACCACGAACGCTGGGCCCTGACCGTCGAGATGACCGACGTCGGCGGCGCCCCGCGGTAG
- a CDS encoding glyoxalase superfamily protein, producing MTVLFRRTAPILRIFDIAKAREFYVDYLGFTVDWEHRFADGFPLYMQVSRGDLTLHLSEHHGDASPGATVYVEIDGAGELHAELKAKDYPYLKPGLEEDAGIGTILELTDPFGNRLRFVQPNP from the coding sequence ATGACTGTCCTCTTCCGGCGTACCGCACCGATCCTCCGCATCTTCGACATCGCCAAGGCCCGCGAGTTCTACGTCGACTACCTGGGCTTCACGGTCGACTGGGAGCACAGGTTCGCCGACGGCTTCCCGCTCTACATGCAGGTCTCCCGCGGAGACCTCACCCTCCACCTGAGCGAGCACCACGGCGACGCCAGCCCCGGCGCCACGGTCTACGTCGAGATCGACGGCGCGGGCGAGCTGCACGCCGAGCTGAAGGCCAAGGACTACCCGTACCTGAAGCCGGGACTCGAAGAGGACGCCGGGATCGGCACGATCCTGGAGCTGACCGACCCGTTCGGCAACCGGCTGCGGTTCGTCCAGCCGAACCCCTGA
- a CDS encoding endonuclease domain-containing protein, producing MDSTPGRGPEVPACHEWTPPGAPGGATRAPASAAAPPAPVPAAGPGGALAAIRRWQDGRCAVCGLRPARLVVDHHHVSGLVRGLLCESCNVAEGRRTSYYAEPYASYRRRPPALIVGLTERYPHWRPNAYHYVLGDPPDDPALAARVLGHLIRHPPRRPTGRPVEIPGLPGHYLVGDEMRRLAERLAAEA from the coding sequence ATGGACAGCACGCCAGGGCGGGGCCCCGAGGTCCCCGCCTGCCACGAGTGGACGCCGCCCGGCGCGCCGGGCGGCGCGACCCGCGCACCCGCGTCCGCCGCCGCCCCACCCGCGCCCGTGCCCGCGGCCGGTCCGGGCGGGGCGCTCGCGGCGATACGGCGGTGGCAGGACGGCCGGTGCGCGGTCTGCGGGCTGCGCCCGGCCCGGCTGGTCGTCGACCACCACCACGTCTCCGGGCTGGTCCGCGGCCTGCTCTGCGAGTCGTGCAACGTCGCCGAGGGCCGCCGCACCTCGTACTACGCCGAGCCGTACGCCTCGTACCGCCGCCGTCCGCCCGCGCTGATCGTCGGCCTCACCGAGCGCTATCCCCACTGGCGCCCGAACGCCTACCACTACGTCCTCGGCGACCCGCCCGACGACCCCGCACTCGCCGCCCGCGTCCTCGGCCACCTCATCCGCCACCCGCCCCGGCGCCCCACCGGACGCCCCGTCGAGATCCCCGGGCTGCCCGGCCACTACCTGGTCGGAGACGAGATGCGCCGTCTCGCCGAGCGGCTGGCGGCGGAGGCATAG
- a CDS encoding pyridoxal phosphate-dependent decarboxylase family protein, producing MDVSMHDDDLTAAALAAEHRRLGSAATQLVADYAAALDGLPVCSGATAAELRERFAGPLPERGTDPLELLDALARDVVADATHSSSPRYFGLFNPAPLPVAVWTDALCSALNQNAAAWRQSPTATALEERVLRWLCDLLGYGDGAFGTLTSGGSEANLIGLKCARDAAAGTAAAAGPGGAQLRVYASEQAHFSLVKGVDVLGIGRDNLRRIGTDARFRIRVGELRAAIEADLAAGLRPACVVGVAGTTSSGAVDPLDELADVAAEYGLWFHADAAYGGALAFSAAHGGLLRGVARADSATLDPHKWMSVPFSCGVLLTRDGARVLRDAFDTDPAYLDDRRGGDRGSADGTPDEEPLDFFRLGQLGTRRANALKLWAALAGLGRDGYRRIVERQLDLTRYLAAELAAAEDFEPVGDVQTAVCCVRYLPAAVRDAPAATRDAVQRTLQQRVERGGRAWVATTVLDGWRALRINVNGFLTRRAHVDELVALLRAEGPRAAADVSAGP from the coding sequence ATGGACGTATCCATGCACGACGACGACCTCACCGCGGCGGCGCTCGCCGCCGAGCACCGGCGCCTGGGGAGTGCCGCGACGCAACTGGTCGCCGACTACGCCGCCGCGCTGGACGGCCTCCCCGTCTGCTCCGGCGCCACCGCGGCGGAACTCCGCGAGCGCTTCGCCGGGCCGCTGCCGGAGCGGGGGACGGACCCGCTGGAGCTGCTCGACGCGCTCGCCCGCGACGTCGTCGCCGACGCCACGCACAGCTCCAGCCCGCGCTACTTCGGCCTGTTCAACCCCGCGCCGCTGCCCGTCGCCGTCTGGACCGACGCACTGTGCTCCGCGCTCAACCAGAACGCCGCCGCCTGGCGGCAGTCGCCGACCGCGACCGCGCTGGAGGAACGCGTCCTGCGCTGGCTGTGCGACCTGCTCGGCTACGGCGACGGCGCGTTCGGCACGCTCACCAGCGGCGGGTCCGAGGCGAACCTCATCGGGCTGAAGTGCGCCCGGGACGCGGCGGCCGGCACCGCGGCCGCGGCGGGGCCCGGCGGCGCGCAGCTTCGCGTGTACGCCTCGGAGCAGGCCCACTTCTCGCTGGTCAAGGGCGTGGACGTGCTCGGGATCGGCCGGGACAACCTGCGCCGCATCGGCACCGACGCGCGCTTCCGCATCCGCGTCGGCGAGCTGCGCGCCGCGATCGAGGCGGACCTCGCCGCCGGGCTGCGGCCCGCCTGCGTCGTCGGCGTGGCCGGCACCACCTCCTCCGGCGCCGTCGACCCGCTGGACGAACTCGCGGACGTGGCCGCGGAGTACGGGCTGTGGTTCCACGCCGATGCGGCGTACGGCGGGGCGCTGGCGTTCTCCGCGGCGCACGGCGGGCTGCTGCGGGGCGTGGCGCGGGCGGACTCGGCGACGCTGGACCCGCACAAGTGGATGTCCGTGCCGTTCTCCTGCGGTGTGCTGCTGACCCGCGACGGCGCGCGGGTGCTGCGCGACGCCTTCGACACCGATCCGGCGTACCTGGACGACCGGCGGGGCGGGGACCGCGGATCGGCGGACGGCACCCCGGACGAAGAACCGCTCGACTTCTTCCGCCTCGGCCAGCTCGGCACCCGGCGCGCCAACGCGCTCAAGCTGTGGGCCGCGCTCGCGGGCCTCGGCCGGGACGGCTACCGGCGCATCGTGGAACGGCAGTTGGACCTCACCCGGTACCTCGCCGCGGAGCTGGCCGCCGCGGAGGACTTCGAGCCGGTGGGCGACGTGCAGACCGCCGTGTGCTGCGTGCGCTATCTGCCCGCGGCGGTACGGGACGCGCCGGCCGCAACGCGGGACGCGGTGCAGCGCACGCTCCAGCAGCGCGTCGAGCGCGGCGGCCGGGCGTGGGTGGCGACCACGGTGCTCGACGGGTGGCGGGCGCTGCGGATCAACGTCAACGGGTTCCTCACCCGCCGCGCGCACGTGGACGAACTCGTCGCGCTGCTGCGGGCGGAGGGGCCGCGGGCGGCGGCCGATGTCAGTGCCGGGCCGTAG
- a CDS encoding LysR family transcriptional regulator: protein MAVSLEDLRVFRSVATAGSFGRGAARLRLSQPAVSERMARLERDLGRPLFLRGGRGVRLTAAGERLLPYAERCLALAEEAVAVVRAEPGRPRVRVALHATFAPSVVPRVLDALAALDVEVACTDAHSEEVVRGLADHTVDIGFVVPGPYPHTLTVEPFLTDPVVCVARPGHPLDTGGPLRIRDLAAYPVACTTWGDGAERFLDLLRAAPVPATGLHPVSPAETVASLARRGSHAGVLTRSTVGPDLAAGALVELPVTDLPRWELTLALAHRAQDADTAPVRALRAALLGAG from the coding sequence ATGGCGGTGTCGTTGGAGGATCTGCGGGTGTTCCGGTCGGTGGCCACGGCAGGCAGCTTCGGCCGGGGCGCCGCGCGGCTGCGGCTGAGCCAGCCGGCGGTCAGCGAGCGGATGGCCCGGCTCGAACGCGACCTGGGCCGCCCGCTGTTCCTGCGCGGTGGCCGGGGGGTGCGGCTCACCGCGGCCGGGGAGCGGCTGCTGCCCTACGCCGAGCGGTGCCTGGCCCTCGCCGAGGAGGCGGTCGCGGTGGTACGGGCCGAGCCCGGCCGGCCGCGGGTGCGGGTCGCCCTGCACGCCACGTTCGCGCCGAGCGTGGTGCCGCGGGTGCTCGACGCGCTCGCGGCGCTGGACGTCGAGGTCGCGTGCACGGACGCGCACAGTGAGGAGGTGGTGCGCGGCCTGGCCGACCACACCGTGGACATCGGGTTCGTGGTGCCGGGACCGTACCCGCACACGCTGACCGTGGAGCCGTTCCTGACCGACCCGGTCGTCTGCGTCGCCCGCCCCGGGCACCCGCTCGACACCGGAGGACCCCTGCGGATCCGGGACCTGGCCGCGTATCCGGTGGCCTGTACGACGTGGGGCGACGGCGCGGAGCGCTTCCTCGACCTGCTGCGCGCGGCCCCCGTGCCGGCGACCGGGCTCCACCCCGTCTCCCCCGCCGAGACCGTCGCGAGCCTGGCCCGGCGCGGCAGCCACGCCGGGGTGCTGACCCGCTCCACGGTGGGCCCGGATCTGGCCGCCGGCGCGCTCGTCGAGCTGCCCGTCACCGACCTGCCGCGCTGGGAGCTGACCCTCGCCCTGGCCCACCGCGCGCAGGACGCCGACACCGCCCCCGTACGGGCGCTGCGCGCGGCGCTGCTCGGCGCCGGCTGA
- a CDS encoding lipopolysaccharide assembly protein LapA domain-containing protein, translating to MAHTSVRTGGPRQAFTARRVAALVLAALGLAFIFQNTRRTRIQLLFWEVTTPLWLALLAVAVIGMIVGWMLQRRR from the coding sequence ATGGCTCATACCTCGGTACGGACGGGTGGCCCCCGGCAGGCGTTCACGGCCCGCCGGGTGGCCGCGCTCGTGCTGGCCGCCCTCGGCCTGGCGTTCATCTTCCAGAACACCCGGCGCACCCGCATCCAACTGCTGTTCTGGGAGGTCACCACGCCGCTGTGGCTGGCGCTGCTGGCGGTGGCGGTGATCGGCATGATCGTGGGCTGGATGCTCCAGCGCCGCAGGTGA